One window of Kiritimatiellia bacterium genomic DNA carries:
- a CDS encoding peptidylprolyl isomerase — MKKHSDTAWRTARWILTAAVLVAFPLTGCGQKEEPAADAEVDLSQPGDLFSQPVRSAAPEPADDEAIASIDGDQLTWGEVRAEVDRAMKIAAQRQVPPEQLAQMRGQITRQAAEALIVKRLLLREADRQKVELTPEEIDKARAEFTGRFPPGMTLEDALDKQGISKAEFDKEFATELRINKLVESEVEKQIAEPTDEEVAKFYEDHKDRMDMPETVAASHILIAVEPDATEEQKKAAQAKAEELRAKLIEGADFAALATEHSDCPSKARGGELPPFRRGDMVKPFEDAAFAQKVDEIGPVVETRFGYHVIKVTKHDEAHAMTLDEVRPDLVRGMKAQKRQLAVREYIDGIKAKADIQFLGAASMPPPMSMPMMRPPVEETAEPETAPAEPEAAAEPAPEEAPAAPAEE; from the coding sequence ATGAAGAAGCATAGCGACACGGCGTGGAGAACGGCCCGGTGGATACTGACGGCGGCGGTCCTCGTCGCCTTCCCGCTCACGGGCTGCGGGCAGAAGGAAGAGCCGGCGGCCGACGCCGAAGTGGATCTGTCGCAGCCGGGCGACCTGTTTTCCCAGCCCGTACGCAGCGCGGCCCCGGAACCCGCGGACGACGAGGCGATCGCCTCGATCGACGGCGACCAGCTCACCTGGGGCGAAGTCCGCGCCGAGGTGGACCGCGCCATGAAGATCGCCGCGCAGCGCCAGGTCCCGCCGGAGCAACTGGCCCAAATGCGGGGCCAGATCACCCGGCAGGCCGCCGAGGCGCTGATCGTCAAGCGCCTGCTGCTCCGCGAGGCGGACCGGCAGAAGGTGGAACTCACGCCCGAGGAGATCGACAAGGCGCGCGCCGAGTTCACGGGCCGCTTCCCGCCCGGCATGACGCTGGAAGACGCCCTGGACAAGCAGGGCATTTCCAAGGCGGAGTTCGACAAGGAATTCGCCACGGAGCTGCGGATCAACAAGCTCGTGGAGTCCGAGGTCGAAAAGCAGATCGCCGAGCCGACCGATGAGGAAGTCGCCAAGTTCTATGAGGACCACAAGGACCGCATGGACATGCCGGAGACCGTGGCCGCGAGCCATATCCTGATCGCCGTGGAGCCGGACGCGACGGAGGAGCAGAAGAAGGCGGCGCAGGCCAAGGCGGAGGAACTCCGCGCGAAGCTGATCGAAGGCGCCGACTTCGCGGCGCTGGCGACCGAGCACTCCGATTGCCCCAGCAAGGCGCGCGGCGGCGAGCTGCCGCCCTTCCGCCGGGGCGACATGGTCAAGCCCTTCGAGGATGCGGCGTTCGCCCAGAAGGTGGACGAGATCGGGCCGGTGGTGGAAACCCGGTTCGGCTACCACGTCATCAAGGTCACCAAGCACGACGAGGCCCACGCGATGACACTGGACGAGGTGCGTCCCGACCTGGTCCGCGGCATGAAGGCGCAGAAGCGCCAGCTGGCCGTCCGCGAGTACATCGACGGGATCAAGGCCAAGGCCGACATCCAGTTCCTCGGCGCGGCGAGCATGCCGCCGCCGATGTCGATGCCGATGATGCGTCCCCCGGTGGAAGAGACGGCCGAGCCCGAGACCGCTCCGGCGGAACCCGAGGCGGCGGCCGAGCCGGCCCCCGAGGAAGCGCCGGCGGCCCCGGCTGAAGAGTAG
- a CDS encoding hydroxyacid dehydrogenase — protein sequence MKKARQRPADVVFYEAFAEEAAALRALLPRGVRAVLTGRTIQERGDAEPPAALVSIRTQSILPPAWAPRLSGVLTRSTGYDHLRRYRERAGRPLPCGYLPRYCARAVAEHAAMLWLALLRRLPLQLRQFAAFDRDGLTGGECLGRTLTVVGVGNIGREIARVGRGLGLRVRGVDLARRHPEIDYVPPARGLAEADVIVCAMNLTARNAGYFNRAAWRRVRPGALFVNIARGELAPTADLAWALDTGRLAGAGLDVFEDESEVAVAFRTGRAGRAARALRRLARRPNVLLTPHNAFNTAEAVRRKAEQAAAEVARFLRTGAFRWPVP from the coding sequence ATGAAAAAAGCGCGGCAGCGGCCGGCCGACGTGGTGTTCTACGAGGCCTTTGCGGAGGAGGCGGCCGCGCTGCGGGCGCTCCTGCCCCGGGGGGTGCGGGCCGTGCTGACCGGCCGCACGATCCAGGAGCGCGGCGACGCGGAGCCCCCCGCCGCCCTGGTCAGCATCCGCACCCAGTCGATCCTCCCGCCGGCCTGGGCGCCCCGGCTCTCCGGCGTGCTCACGCGCAGCACCGGCTACGACCATCTCCGGCGCTACCGCGAACGGGCGGGCCGGCCCCTGCCCTGCGGCTACCTCCCCCGCTACTGCGCCCGCGCCGTCGCGGAACACGCGGCGATGCTCTGGCTGGCGCTCCTCCGCCGCCTCCCCCTCCAGCTCCGGCAGTTCGCCGCCTTCGACCGCGACGGGCTGACCGGCGGCGAATGCCTCGGCCGGACGCTGACCGTCGTGGGCGTCGGGAACATCGGCCGCGAGATCGCGCGGGTCGGGCGCGGCCTCGGCCTGCGCGTGCGGGGCGTGGACCTCGCGCGGCGCCATCCGGAGATCGACTACGTCCCGCCCGCCCGCGGGCTCGCGGAGGCGGACGTGATCGTCTGCGCGATGAACCTGACGGCACGGAACGCGGGCTACTTCAACCGCGCCGCCTGGCGGCGAGTCCGGCCCGGGGCCCTCTTCGTGAACATCGCGCGCGGCGAACTGGCCCCCACGGCGGACCTCGCCTGGGCGCTGGACACCGGCCGGCTCGCCGGGGCGGGCCTGGACGTGTTCGAGGACGAAAGCGAGGTGGCCGTCGCGTTCCGGACCGGCCGCGCCGGCCGCGCCGCCCGGGCCCTGCGCCGGCTGGCCCGCCGGCCGAACGTCCTGCTCACCCCGCACAACGCCTTCAACACCGCGGAGGCCGTCCGGCGCAAGGCCGAACAGGCGGCCGCCGAGGTCGCGCGCTTCCTGCGCACCGGCGCGTTCCGCTGGCCCGTGCCATAA